One window of Penaeus chinensis breed Huanghai No. 1 chromosome 3, ASM1920278v2, whole genome shotgun sequence genomic DNA carries:
- the LOC125044822 gene encoding uncharacterized protein LOC125044822 translates to MKNAVYYILLVGVASAQILVSPESRQCRDLAAMDEAIPSGNLMEYTEGEVMEVKAQIPKTASGVFEFYLCPETDEGDEECLVKMPLNIAGGMGKKFDLAKIPASDEYTIPLEIPTDVTCERCTLLWMLIQNFCPESVSEPCVSTSATMCADITIVEKKKQQKRDFGNFFKGVFEHAINGAAKGIAGCGK, encoded by the exons ATGAAAAACGCTGTATATTATATCCTGCTG GTGGGCGTGGCATCAGCCCAGATTCTCGTCTCTCCCGAGTCTCGCCAGTGCAGAGATCTG GCTGCCATGGACGAGGCCATTCCAAGCGGCAACCTGATGGAGTACACTGAGGGGGAA GTGATGGAGGTGAAGGCCCAGATCCCGAAGACAGCGAGCGGCGTCTTCGAGTTCTACCTTTGTCCCGAAACtgacgaaggagacgaagagtGTCTCGTGAA gATGCCCCTAAATATCGCAGGAGGAATGGGTAAGAAATTCGACTTGGCCAAGATTCCCGCATCGGATGAATATACTATCCCTTTGGAAATTCCTACGGATGTGACTTGTGAGAGATGCACGCTGTTG TGGATGCTGATTCAGAACTTCTGCCCTGAGAGTGTTTCTGAGCCCTGTGTGTCCACGTCAGCAACTATGTGTGCTGACATCACTATTGTAGAGAAAAA GAAGCAGCAAAAGCGTGATTTTGGCAATTTTTTCAAAGGAGTTTTCGAACACGCGATCAACGGAGCCGCCAAGGGAATCGCCGGATGtgggaagtaa